The Acropora muricata isolate sample 2 chromosome 5, ASM3666990v1, whole genome shotgun sequence genome includes a window with the following:
- the LOC136917290 gene encoding uncharacterized protein KIAA1958-like has product MESELPNFSLNLDFGNFENETPNKRVKKMSEEDLDKSVEDQKSINTSRSTRFALRTWQTWLEQSEFAEAEKKPIEVYTKQELSRLLKHFYWEIRTAKGDEFELSSLKTIQRGLDRYLQQKNTGYSIIRDEDFANANKALDAKVKFLKKSGKGNKPNAAQPLSATRKTMENVVHHKQAYVHRDCPK; this is encoded by the coding sequence ATGGAGTCGGAGTTACCAAATTTTTCGCTCAATTTGGATTTTGGAAATTTCGAAAATGAAACTCCAAACAAACGAGTTAAGAAGATGTCAGAAGAGGACCTTGATAAAAGTGTTGAAGACCAGAAAAGTATCAATACAAGCAGGTCAACTCGATTTGCACTACGTACCTGGCAAACATGGCTTGAACAGAGCGAGTTTGCAGAGGCCGAGAAGAAACCCATTGAAGTCTACACGAAACAAGAACTTTCCCGGCTGTTGAAACATTTTTATTGGGAGATACGTACAGCAAAGGGAGACGAATTCGAACTGTCCTCGCTGAAAACCATTCAACGAGGCCTTGACCGGTATTTACAGCAAAAAAATACCGGATACTCCATCATTCGCGATGAAGATTTCGCCAACGCTAATAAAGCCCTTGACGCAAAAGTCAAGTTCCTGAAGAAGTCGGGGAAAGGTAATAAGCCAAATGCCGCTCAACCGTTGTCCGCCACACGAAAGACAATGGAGAATGTCGTCCATCATAAGCAAGCGTATGTGCACCGAGATTGTCCAAAGTGA
- the LOC136917162 gene encoding putative leucine-rich repeat-containing protein DDB_G0281931: protein MGQAECKKCSPGTYVSVDRQPGSAASDCRACPYGTLSNETAGHRACKCLHGFYRMDRFGPCTPCPAHGLVCVNDTAVLAPNYYWKWINKSHEDLYRKFSANIHYFRPDYNVQFSRFPFLLPQPLRCPLGGSCNGGIDSQCDEEYQGTLCASCKNGFYFRFHSCLKCPCLANSIISSLLVVALFVLVFLMVLWGDSRKAENNRTVADVIMSCFKIVIGFYQVIAGIFSALTRVRWPVTLISMEKYLKLMEGNIFQFAPLSCIHSRLRMDPFSIFLVTLALNSLVISLIFIYLFLKRRHIRKRGSLTGTEKLCAESRLKRSCYRNIFLFLMASYPVTSKIIIQILPLPGACVQQCFTDERSNCISLLKADYSIQCFTSRHKVYWRIGATFALYPVAFPLLILVLLYKFRDSQEDKEVAFGLRVFYENYKKEFWFWEVPEMYRKLILISLINLLESGSSSQIAVTMLTVSAFGIAYTLFRPMKEKFEDRLHTFVLWVIFFDVCLGGVYTTFEATNEQKENDSLFVNILFVVVNSFVLLVALGKGIAHCKFVWVTVSACLMQGLHVIWQGIRSLKMKILRWCKYLWLSSSDKPDEKALWISNTSYGSLH from the exons ATGGGACAGGCGGAATGCAAAAAATGCAGTCCTGGAACTTACGTCTCAGTGGATCGTCAACCCGGTAGTGCAGCAAGTGATTGCCGTGCATGTCCATACG GTACCCTATCCAATGAAACCGCTGGCCATCGTGCTTGCAAATGTCTTCACGGTTTTTACCGGATGGATCGTTTTGGACCTTGCACACCATGCCCAGCCCATGGCTTGGTTTGTGTCAACGATACCGCGGTTTTAGCGCCCAATTATTACTGGAAGTGGATTAACAAAAGCCATGAAGATCTGTACAGAAAATTTTCAGCCAACATCCATTATTTCAGGCCTGATTATAATGTTCAGTTCTCCAGGTTTCCCTTTTTACTACCACAACCATTGAGATGTCCATTAGGAGGTTCATGTAATGGTGGGATCGATTCACAATGCGATGAGGAATATCAAGGAACCTTGTGCGCTTCTTGCAAGAATGGCTTTTACTTTCGGTTCCACAGTTGCTTAAAATGTCCATGCCTGGCTAATTCCATTATTTCATCTCTTTTggtggttgctctctttgtcctTGTCTTTCTGATGGTTCTATGGGGCGACTCAAGGAAGGCGGAGAATAATCGCACTGTCGCAGACGTTATTATGTCGTGTTTCAAAATCGTGATTGGATTTTATCAAGTCATCGCTGGTATATTTTCAGCTTTGACGAGAGTTCGATGGCCAGTAACATTGATATCTATGGAAAAGTATTTAAAATTGATGGAGggaaatatatttcagtttgcTCCACTAAGCTGCATTCACTCACGCCTTCGAATGGACCCTTTCTCTATATTTCTTGTAACTCTTGCTTTGAACTCATTAGTCATTTCTCTCATTTTCATTTACCTCTTCTTAAAACGTCGTCATATCAGAAAGAGAGGGAGCTTAACCGGGACAGAAAAGCTATGCGCAGAGTCGCGTTTGAAGAGGTCCTGTTATCGgaacattttcttgtttcttatGGCTTCTTATCCCGTGACAAGCAAAATCATCATTCAGATCCTACCTCTTCCCGGAGCATGTGTCCAACAATGTTTTACAGATGAGCGGAGTAACTGTATTTCTCTACTTAAGGCTGACTACTCTATCCAGTGTTTCACCTCTCGACACAAGGTATACTGGCGCATTGGCGCTACTTTTGCTTTGTATCCTGTCGCTTTTCCTCTGTTGATACTGGTTCTTCTTTACAAATTCCGCGACTCACAGGAAGATAAGGAAGTTGCTTTTGGGCTGAGAGTGTTCTATGAAAACTACAAGAAAGAGTTTTGGTTTTGGGAGGTCCCAGAGATGTATCGTAAACTGATTTTAATCTCTCTGATAAATCTGCTTGAATCAGGAAGTTCTTCACAGATAGCCGTTACCATGTTGACTGTGAGTGCATTTGGCATAGCCTATACCTTGTTCCGTCCCATGAAAGAAAAGTTTGAAGATCGACTCCATACGTTCGTTTTGTGGGTTATCTTTTTTGACGTTTGTCTTGGGGGTGTGTACACCACATTTGAAGCGACTAATGAACAGAAGGAAAATGACTCATTATTCGTGAATATCCTTTTCGTGGTCGTCAACAGCTTTGTGCTGCTCGTTGCCTTGG GCAAAGGAATTGCTCACTGCAAATTCGTTTGGGTAACAGTTTCTGCATGTTTGATGCAAGGTCTACATGTCATCTGGCAAGGGATTCGATCTCTGAAAATGAAGATTTTACGCTGGTGCAAATATCTGTGGCTTTCCTCTTCGGACAAGCCGGACGAAAAAGCGCTCTGGATCTCAAATACTTCGTATGGAAGTTTACACTAA
- the LOC136918158 gene encoding uncharacterized protein isoform X2 has product MVCYWLYAVIVCLKVTAFLHVSLVDAKVHPKGMEFKSWKFCGSDHSNAKIEITPWPFIANEHIFNFTFSITPETYVFRGSHVLHDFLPGLSMTIRGTVKGYNEDLYEFLCVEAVAVKS; this is encoded by the exons ATGGTTTGTTACTGGCTCTATGCAGTTATTGTTTGCTTAAAAGTAACTGCTTTTCTTCATGTCTCCCTCGTGGATGCCAAGGTTCATCCTAAGGGAATGGAATTCAAAAGTTGGAAATTTTGCG gcAGTGATCACAGTAATGCAAAGATTGAGATCACACCTTGGCCTTTCATTGCAAACGAACACATCTTTAACTTCACGTTTTCGATAACTCCTG AAACGTACGTGTTCAGGGGTTCGCATGTCCTGCATGATTTCCTGCCTGGATTATCG ATGACGATAAGAGGGACAGTAAAAGGGTACAACGAAGACCTATACGAATTTCTTTGTGTGGAAGCGGTCGCTGTAAAGAGTTAA
- the LOC136918158 gene encoding uncharacterized protein isoform X1: MVCYWLYAVIVCLKVTAFLHVSLVDAKVHPKGMEFKSWKFCGSDHSNAKIEITPWPFIANEHIFNFTFSITPAVNIFDIIVATEIIKLPGGQILFKNRRDICINPDDRCTMLAGETYVFRGSHVLHDFLPGLSMTIRGTVKGYNEDLYEFLCVEAVAVKS, from the exons ATGGTTTGTTACTGGCTCTATGCAGTTATTGTTTGCTTAAAAGTAACTGCTTTTCTTCATGTCTCCCTCGTGGATGCCAAGGTTCATCCTAAGGGAATGGAATTCAAAAGTTGGAAATTTTGCG gcAGTGATCACAGTAATGCAAAGATTGAGATCACACCTTGGCCTTTCATTGCAAACGAACACATCTTTAACTTCACGTTTTCGATAACTCCTG CGGTAAACATATTTGACATAATAGTAGCCACTGAAATAATCAAGTTACCAGGTGGCCAAATATTGTTCAAAAACAGGAGAGATATATGCATCAATCCGGATGATCGGTGCACCATGTTGGCGGGAG AAACGTACGTGTTCAGGGGTTCGCATGTCCTGCATGATTTCCTGCCTGGATTATCG ATGACGATAAGAGGGACAGTAAAAGGGTACAACGAAGACCTATACGAATTTCTTTGTGTGGAAGCGGTCGCTGTAAAGAGTTAA